One Purpureocillium takamizusanense chromosome 1, complete sequence genomic window carries:
- the HIS1 gene encoding ATP phosphoribosyltransferase (COG:E~BUSCO:EOG09263LP3~EggNog:ENOG503NU58): MDLVNNLEGRLLFAVPKKGRLNQTALNLLEGADIQFRRENRLDIALVKNLPIALVFLPAADIPTFVGQGRVDLGITGWDQVKEHDAAVRGDSNSTEGTDDASGCDMVMDLGFGGCRLQVQVPEKGQYVTGRDLIGRTIGTSFVNLAADYFSKLESEAGVTPSEGSSRRLRTKIVELSGSVEAACALGVADGIVDLVESGETMRAAGLKAIDTVVDSTAVLVKSRSPSNPEMLELIASRIRGVITAQKYVLCQYNIERSRLPEATKITPGKRAPTVTTLDADGWVAVSSMVEKKKLALVMDDLTRVGAHDVLVLDIHNTR; encoded by the exons ATGGATCTGGTCAACAA CCTTGAAGGTCGCCTTCTCTTTGCCGTGCCCAAAA AGGGCCGCCTGAACCAGACCGCGCTCAACTTGCTCGAGGGTGCCGATATCCAGTTCCGCCGCGAAAACCGACTCGATATTGCTCTGGTCAAGAACCTGCCCATTGCGCTCGTTTTTCTGCCCGCAGCCGACATCCCCACCTTCGTaggccaaggccgcgtcGACCTCGGCATCACTGGCTGGGACCAGGTCAAGGAACACGATGCCGCTGTTCGCGGCGACTCCAACTCTACCGAGGGCACCGATGATGCCTCTGGCTGTGACATGGTCATGGACTTGGGCTTCGGCGGCTGTCGTCTCCAGGTGCAGGTTCCCGAGAAGGGCCAATACGTCACGGGCCGCGACCTGATCGGCCGTACTATCGGCACCAGCTTTGTCAACTTGGCCGCCGACTATTTCTCCAAGCTTGAGTCGGAGGCAGGTGTGACCCCCTCCGAGGGCTCTTCCAGGAGGCTCCGCACCAAGATCGTGGAGCTCAGCGGCAGCGTAGaggccgcctgcgcgctAGGTGTCGCTGATGGTATCGTGGATCTCGTTG AATCGGGCGAGACCATGCGCGCGGCCGGGCTCAAGGCAATCGACACGGTTGTTGATTCCACCGCGGTGCTGGTGAAGTCAAGGTCGCCGTCGAACCCAGAGATGCTCGAGCTCATCGCGTCGCGTATCCGTGGCGTCATTACCGCCCAGAAATACGTTCTCTGTCAGTACAACATCGAGCGATCGAGGCTTCCTGAAGCGACCAAGATCACCCCCGGAAAGCGAGCCCCCACTGTGACGACGCTGGACGCAGATGGCTGGGTCGCTGTCAGTTCCATggtggagaagaagaagcttgCCCTGGTCATGGATGACTTGACCCGGGTGGGTGCACACGACGTGCTGGTTCTTGACATTCACAACACACGATGA
- a CDS encoding uncharacterized protein (EggNog:ENOG503P6Y4~TransMembrane:2 (o38-58i136-157o)) produces the protein MRAMTDTAASATSSKHPSNGHGNGHDNESDGPQQPSKLYKLVMTPINFASFIISLVLVDMQYSLRRVHSHAEAPTRLPSWLHSLLFCPQPYQPAHYRKDANAAAGGSRDSWSEQYYHSNQRRLMEMEAEEAFRMRNMVLIVFGLAVAGAAGAAWFFATRLYRCWFV, from the exons ATGCGTGCGATGACGGACACGGCTGCCTCGGCGACTTCGTCGAAACACCCCTCGAATGGCCATGGCAATGGCCATGACAACGAGTCTGATGGCCCTCAGCAGCCGTCGAAGCTATACAAG cTCGTCATGACCCCCATCAACTTCGCGTCCTTCATCATCTccctcgtgctcgtcgacaTGCAGTATTCGCTTAGGCGCGTCCATAGCCACGCCGAGGCGCCCACGCGGCTGCCCTCGTGGCTGCACTCGCTGCTCTTCTGCCCCCAGCCGTATCAGCCGGCACATTACAGGAAGGACgcgaacgccgccgccggtggctcGCGGGACTCTTGGTCAGAGCAGTATTATCACTCAAATCAGAGGAGACTCATGGAGATGGAAGCCGAGGAGGCGTTTAGGATGCGGAACATGGTGCTCATTGTCTTTGGCCTGGCCGTtgcgggcgcggctggcgcggcgtggTTCTTTGCTACGAGGCTGTACCGTTGCTGGTTTGTTTGA
- a CDS encoding uncharacterized protein (EggNog:ENOG503PG7G), whose protein sequence is MAPLACRFQSRSARALSPSPSPSSSTTSSPDRRASSRSNTSVAVAGSPRHSRYPSATSSTLTAAESTINSIVLRQRSILGLEEERKSFPRGLTILEPRPLVFWGSLDERMSLHAL, encoded by the coding sequence ATGGCGCCTCTTGCCTGTCGCTTCCAGTCGCgctccgcccgcgccctctcACCCTCTCCAtcaccctcgtcctcgactaCATCCTCCCCAGACAGAAGGGCGTCAAGTCGGTCCAACACAtcggtcgccgtcgccggctcgccgcgccaCTCCCGCTACCCCTCGGCCACTTCCTCCACGCTCACAGCCGCAGAGAGCACCATCAACAGCATCGTTCTCCGCCAGCGTTCCATTTTGGGCCTCGAAGAGGAACGCAAGTCCTTCCCGCGCGGCCTCACCATACTCGAACCCCGGCCTCTTGTGTTTTGGGGCAGCCTGGACGAGCGGATGAGCCTGCATGCGCTTTAG